AACCTAACAGAGCAACAACTAGCAAGCTCAGATAAAACAAACTGTGGCGACTTCCATTGTATTATTAGTGCAGATGCATTGCATACAACTACGCAATTAAACCAGAACTAAGCTAGACATATACTGTATAGAAAACAGAACTACAACGAGTAAGCTCATATAAAACAAATTGCAGCGACATCTACTGCATTATTATTCGTGCAGATGCACTGCATACATGTACATATATGAACCACCACTAAGGTAAGCATATATATAGAAAACAAAGCAACAAGTAGCAAACTCATATAAAACAAATCGCGCAAAAGTCTACCCAACTATGTCCATACAAAATGCCTTATATAAATACATAATACGATAAACTGGCCATGATTAGGGTCCATAATATGAACGACAAATAATACAAGATTAAAAATTCCCTAGCATGACGGATTACAACCACCCAATCTACATCAGAGTAGATATATACATTTTCCTATCTTTAAGTAGCTACTCCTACAAGCTGAAGttgcaacaccccccccccccccccacacacacacacacacacactaagacagagagagagagagagatgacaaGCATGGAGGGCGTGGTGATCAAGCACCGGACTGTGGAGGTCAATGACATCTCGATGCACGTGGCGGAGGCCGGCCCCGAGGGGCACTCCAAGGGGACTGTGTTGTTCCTACACGGTTTCCCGGAGCTATGGTACACGTGGCGCCACCAGATGGAGAATCTGGCAGCACGCGGCTACCACTGCGTCGCGCCTGACCTCCGTGGCTATGGCGGTACCACCGCCCCGTCCGACGTGGAATCTTACACTGCCTTCCATATCGTCGGTGACATCGTCGCGCTTCTCAATACCCTCGGGCTTGCAAAGGTATGATTCTGTACATAGGAGCTCGTTGAGGCCGGCCATTCTGATCTATCGAAGACTGATTTTTTTATCAGCATGCTTGTGTGGTTCATAGCCAAAATTTAACACACTGTACTGAGTCAACTTAACCCATGCAGTAAGAAAAAATCTCAACGATTAGAATCCTCCCAAAAAATCTTTTGAAATAAAGTAGTCCTTAAGTGTATGTACGTGTTCCTAAAGTAATTTTTTGTTGAAACATTGATTGGACAAAAACATCAACCTAGTTACTTTTGTCGATCAAACTTGCTAAATTATAGTGTGGCAAACGTAGACATGCTAATCTTTGTGCTGGCGGTCCTTTTGCACTTAGTATTAATTATAAATATCTTTAATTGTTTAGCTTGTAGAATTATACATATCTGTTACATCGGTATCAGTTTTGTTTTTCGGATAGTGGGAAAGTTCTTTTAATGATAAGTCATTTACACTTAAGATTTCTGCAGATTTAGTGATAAAGATGCAAGTGGCCGCTTTTGCCAAGAAAAAAATTGGATAATGGCTGGAGAtcactttttttttttgagaaaggcTGGAGATCACTTATGTTGTAGTATGAAAccattagtgtgccaaatgatCAAAGCCTTCTTCAAAAATAAACGATCAATGCCTTTGTATCGAACTAGTGTATTAGTTAGTGGTGTCTCCAGTCCAAAACGAGAACCAATACATGTGATGAGCCTTAGTACCACTGATGTCTTCATACGGAGAAATTTGAAATTTCACCATTGCAGGTGTTTGTGGTGGGACATGACTGGGGGGCACTGATCGCGTGGTACGTGTGCCTATTCCGGCCGGACCGCGTCACGGCGCTTGTCAACACCAGCCTCGCCTTCATCCGCAACATCATCGCACGCAACGGACCCGGCTTCGTGAAGCCCACCGACTACTTCAACCGCGCCTACGGCCCCGACTACTACATGTGCCGCTTCCAGGAGCCTGGGGTCGCCGAGGCGCGGCAGTTCGCACCGGCGCACGCTAGGCGCCTCCTGCGGCAGATCATGTGCCACTGCTTCAGCCACGGCGTGGCCTGTGAGGAGGAAATGCACGACAACAAGTACCCGACGTCTACGCTCCCTCCTTGGCTCACCGAGGAAGACGTGGACTACTTTGGCGCCGAGTTCGAGAGGACTGGGTTCACTGGCGGCATCAACTACTACCGCAACCTGGACAGGAACTGCGAGCTGGCTGCGGCGTGGGCGGACGCCAAGGTGCAGGTGCCGACCAAGTATGTGGTGGGTGAAGGTGAAATCACGTACCACTTCGAGGGGGTTCGGGAGTACATCCACGGGGGCGGGTTCAAGGAGGACGTGCCACTGCTAGAGGAGGTGGTCGTCCTCCCCggcgccggccacttcatccagcTGGAGAGGGCACAGGAGGTCAGTGATCATATCTACGACTTCATCATCAAGTTCTCACCTCCAACCTAAGATGGGATTCACAAGCATCCATCTACTGCTTTGGGTTGTCGGTGTTTGATCTTGCGTGTGTATGTTTGTTCTTGGATCATCTGTTTACCTACCTGTTCCGATTGATAAATGTTGATATGTTGTTAGGGCGGGAGGTAGGGTTTACCAGAGAGGAGATGTACTTTATAAAACAAAACATGTGATATATTAAGTCTTACTACATTTTATATTATGAAGCAAATGTGCCCATGTGTTGCAACAAGAGAAAGAAATTCGCGCATGCCCCTAGCGATTCATCCATGTTGTCACCTCTCCTCTTTGCCACCGTCAACAATGATTGTCACATCGACGTATGTGATCAATCCCAAGGCGGTGAGCATGATCATCACATGTCAACACACCACTTTTCACGAGTCTGTTGCTTCATCAAATTTAAATTCCACGGACCCATGATGATTTGGGGCGCCACCTTGTCTCTTCTACACTCAATGCATCTATCGTCCTCACACTCCTTCCCCTAGTCTATGACCCACCATGTCGTCGTTTTTGTCACCGGTGGTAGCCCTTACCTACACTACACATACTTGTAACGCGTCCCAATCACTAGTACTTGTAGTGATGGTGGGCATCGCCACCATCTCACTTGAATCATGTGCGTTCATACATGATACATTGTTTTCAATATAGCATTGCAGCGGTGGCCAAGCATTGGTTTGAGATATTCGACCACGCCGGGGGGCAACATGTCGTGTTCATGTTGGTTGCTTAAGGCATCTCCAAAGCTGACCCTCAAAGCAGACATTGTATCCGTCCCCGGACCGGTGGGGACCAATGCGCGGGCAATTATGCGGAAGCCGGCTATCCAACCGTGCCAACATACATTTCAAACCGGATTTCAACAATCCGGACGATTCTCATCGAACACGACAtaattcaacatagtttggatagaAAATAGCATAAGTCATCCGTAAATAGCATGCAAATATCTCTAGTGCAACAGTAGTTCAAATTCAACGAGATAACCAGATGTTCAACATGTTTTTCATGGATAGATCAAATTTAACGATATTAGAATAATCAAAGCCGGCACAGGTCATCCCACACATACTGCCCCTTAACTTTATCCAACAATGTATGTGCGTAATTGGCCTACGCTCTGACATGCAGTACATCACAGCAGCACATGCAGGCTACACAAAGTGTAgagcaacattgagtgaatgaTTGAATTAACAAATATATAGAGCAacaagaagcaaaacttacgatctctATGGTTGTCGCGCGCAATGGCCACATTGCCTCCACTCGTTCAACTGCACCACAAAACTTCATGACGGAGTTTTGGATGATGTACAATCAATGCCCTAACGATTTCACACAGAGCTCACAGATGATGTGCATGTCGTAGGGCGCAAAGTGCTTTCGCGCATGAAACAAACCATGCATGTGCTGCCAAAATACCCCACCCCTTGCGCTCCTGCCTACAACGATCGCAGATAAGGCCAACCATGTGTCGCACAAATACCCATCCTCCTTCACCGGGTATACTCTAAAACAACATGAAGTTGAAAAATACGCACAATAGCATTTGACTGAACATCTGCCGGAAGTGGAGTTCGCCATGGATGTCGTCGTTACTGGGACGGAGGGTACCTGGCTGCAGACGGATCTTGGGTGGATGACGGCATAGTCCAATGACAACGGAAGCATTGGTGGGGGTTGTGACGTCCTACGATGCCTGGGCAGCCGGCGGAGAAGTACAACAGAGGTGTTGGACAAGGAGGGTGTGGATGCAAAG
This DNA window, taken from Triticum aestivum cultivar Chinese Spring chromosome 1D, IWGSC CS RefSeq v2.1, whole genome shotgun sequence, encodes the following:
- the LOC123164095 gene encoding epoxide hydrolase A: MTSMEGVVIKHRTVEVNDISMHVAEAGPEGHSKGTVLFLHGFPELWYTWRHQMENLAARGYHCVAPDLRGYGGTTAPSDVESYTAFHIVGDIVALLNTLGLAKVFVVGHDWGALIAWYVCLFRPDRVTALVNTSLAFIRNIIARNGPGFVKPTDYFNRAYGPDYYMCRFQEPGVAEARQFAPAHARRLLRQIMCHCFSHGVACEEEMHDNKYPTSTLPPWLTEEDVDYFGAEFERTGFTGGINYYRNLDRNCELAAAWADAKVQVPTKYVVGEGEITYHFEGVREYIHGGGFKEDVPLLEEVVVLPGAGHFIQLERAQEVSDHIYDFIIKFSPPT